A window of bacterium contains these coding sequences:
- a CDS encoding FecR domain-containing protein, producing the protein MNKSMLLLLTVLLSVVWHAQAGTGKTIGSISFLLGGPEDIHIQSRGSAEWSRVQLGLKVHDGDAIRTQKESRCEIKLLDASVIRIGESTSFVFTQAALSAQSRQIKAEIPTGQVYLNLSTPVSGKSSFQIKAPTAVCAVRGTVYRVQADTATQCVVYDGTVEVGPAKLWGLPRSTTSKSLQPVEVPGPSQIPGPYEVSLDQWVKIVKGFQITVRADGKYAKAAFDPAQDAAKEWVKWNKELDQKIKR; encoded by the coding sequence ATGAACAAAAGCATGCTTCTGCTTCTTACCGTGCTGCTGTCCGTAGTTTGGCACGCTCAGGCCGGGACCGGTAAAACGATCGGCTCTATTTCTTTTCTCCTTGGCGGACCGGAGGACATTCATATTCAATCCCGCGGCAGCGCCGAATGGTCCCGTGTTCAACTCGGCCTGAAGGTACATGACGGCGATGCCATTCGAACGCAAAAAGAGTCGCGCTGCGAAATCAAGCTGTTGGATGCCAGCGTCATCCGTATCGGTGAATCCACCTCTTTCGTATTCACGCAGGCCGCTCTTTCGGCGCAGTCTCGTCAGATCAAGGCGGAGATTCCAACCGGCCAGGTGTACCTGAATCTGTCCACTCCGGTCTCAGGCAAAAGCAGTTTTCAGATCAAAGCGCCCACCGCGGTCTGCGCAGTGCGCGGCACGGTCTACCGCGTCCAGGCGGACACCGCCACCCAGTGTGTGGTGTACGACGGAACCGTGGAGGTGGGGCCTGCTAAACTGTGGGGCTTGCCGCGGTCGACCACCAGTAAAAGCCTGCAGCCCGTGGAGGTGCCGGGACCCAGCCAGATCCCGGGCCCCTATGAGGTCAGTCTGGATCAATGGGTCAAGATCGTCAAAGGATTTCAAATCACGGTTCGTGCAGACGGCAAGTATGCCAAAGCCGCTTTCGATCCCGCGCAAGATGCGGCGAAAGAATGGGTCAAGTGGAATAAAGAATTGGATCAAAAAATAAAACGCTAG
- a CDS encoding tetratricopeptide repeat protein: protein MKRCFAIVLLSGLVIGFTVGCGHKAVKEESVLDTADHHYSQGMREYERGQYATAVEEFQRALSLNPDYAEGYAGLALVWAAKGSFDKAHEYVAKALDKNGKSLDSRVAKGRILVMERKGQDWLENAVKEYDQAAKLNPYSPKPLYFKGEAYKAGYQFAEAAAAYSRVIALKGEYAAEADQAWAMVQKVQRAAPGTKLGARIVMIDEIDRADVAVLFIEELKLLELIDKKANKPFDTGFKAPGDPSSPQTAQTLQNGAVLDVATHWAKNWIIDIVQAHGMELFPDQTFRPDEKITRADYAMLLQNILILATGDENLATKYIGSASRFPDVNASHYAYNAVCLMVDRGIMQADKLSGAFHLNDPVSGADALLIIRDLQNALKMAF from the coding sequence ATGAAACGTTGTTTTGCCATCGTCCTTCTGTCCGGGCTGGTGATCGGTTTTACGGTGGGGTGCGGCCACAAAGCCGTCAAGGAGGAATCGGTGCTGGATACAGCGGACCATCATTACAGCCAGGGCATGCGAGAATATGAGCGTGGGCAGTACGCCACGGCGGTGGAAGAATTCCAGCGTGCCCTGTCTCTGAATCCTGATTATGCCGAAGGATACGCCGGTCTGGCCCTGGTTTGGGCAGCCAAGGGTTCGTTCGATAAAGCCCACGAGTACGTCGCAAAGGCGCTGGATAAAAACGGCAAATCATTGGACAGCCGAGTGGCGAAAGGCCGCATCCTGGTGATGGAACGAAAAGGTCAGGATTGGCTCGAAAACGCGGTCAAAGAATATGATCAAGCTGCAAAGCTCAATCCGTATTCGCCCAAGCCGCTCTATTTCAAGGGTGAAGCGTACAAGGCCGGTTACCAGTTTGCAGAAGCGGCCGCCGCATACAGCCGGGTAATCGCATTAAAGGGCGAGTACGCGGCCGAAGCGGATCAGGCCTGGGCCATGGTGCAAAAAGTTCAGCGGGCCGCACCGGGCACTAAACTCGGCGCGCGAATCGTCATGATCGACGAAATCGATCGGGCGGATGTGGCGGTGCTGTTCATCGAGGAATTGAAACTGCTCGAGCTGATCGATAAGAAAGCGAACAAGCCCTTTGACACCGGTTTCAAAGCGCCTGGCGATCCGTCCAGCCCTCAAACCGCGCAAACCCTGCAGAACGGGGCGGTTCTCGACGTGGCAACGCACTGGGCGAAGAATTGGATCATCGATATCGTCCAGGCGCATGGCATGGAGCTGTTTCCGGATCAAACGTTTCGTCCGGATGAAAAGATCACTCGCGCGGATTACGCCATGCTGCTGCAGAACATTCTTATCCTGGCGACCGGCGATGAGAATCTGGCCACCAAGTACATCGGTTCCGCATCGCGGTTTCCGGACGTGAACGCCAGCCACTATGCGTATAATGCGGTCTGCCTGATGGTGGATCGCGGCATCATGCAGGCCGACAAGTTGAGCGGTGCTTTTCATCTCAACGATCCAGTCTCCGGCGCTGATGCGCTGCTGATCATCCGTGATCTGCAAAATGCCTTGAAAATGGCTTTTTAG